The following are encoded in a window of Cryobacterium sp. CG_9.6 genomic DNA:
- a CDS encoding YceI family protein, translating to MSDTTISSIPGYKAGTWTIDKSHSAVTFSIRHIMISKVKGTFDDFDATFVTGENPLDSAVTATAKVVSINTNEAARDGHLRTGDFFDAETYPTIDFASTGMREVKGDYLIDGNLTIKGVSKPVTFEFEFGGFGGDPYGNYKFGATATTEVNREDFGLTYNAALETGGVLLGDKVKITLELQAALNV from the coding sequence ATGAGCGACACCACGATTTCATCCATTCCCGGCTACAAGGCCGGCACCTGGACCATTGACAAGTCACACAGTGCCGTCACATTCAGCATTCGTCACATCATGATCAGCAAGGTGAAGGGCACGTTTGACGACTTCGACGCCACCTTCGTCACCGGCGAGAACCCCCTTGACAGCGCCGTAACGGCCACCGCCAAGGTTGTCTCCATCAACACCAACGAGGCCGCTCGCGACGGCCACCTGCGCACCGGTGACTTCTTTGATGCCGAAACATACCCCACGATCGACTTCGCCTCGACCGGCATGCGTGAGGTCAAGGGCGACTACCTCATCGACGGCAACCTCACCATCAAGGGCGTCAGCAAGCCCGTCACCTTCGAATTCGAGTTCGGTGGCTTCGGTGGAGACCCCTACGGCAACTACAAGTTCGGCGCCACGGCAACCACCGAGGTGAACCGCGAAGACTTCGGCCTCACCTACAACGCTGCCCTCGAAACCGGCGGCGTGCTGCTCGGCGACAAGGTCAAGATCACCCTTGAGCTTCAGGCCGCGCTCAACGTGTAA
- a CDS encoding oxygenase MpaB family protein, protein MTMNDIGGNAVLIAAGGRSILLQLADPAIGHGVADHSDFVARPLDRLNNTLSFVYAISFGSPDEAAAATRRVNHAHVPVESAGSGESPAYSAFSPHLQLWVAATLYDSALTMHELVYGPLGDAESDAFYQDYRKIGAALQVPEGLWPSTRADFRVYWAKRLTSLRTDATTRAVAHDLLHSRTGPFWMRAGLPLARLVTAGLLPPPVRDMFDLPWSEARQRRFDRVIGVIRVIYPPLPRRIRHFPKNHYLRALSATTLPPPSVSESR, encoded by the coding sequence ATGACGATGAACGACATTGGCGGTAACGCGGTGCTCATCGCTGCCGGGGGACGGAGCATTTTGCTGCAACTCGCCGACCCCGCAATTGGTCACGGCGTTGCGGACCACAGCGATTTTGTCGCCCGCCCACTGGACCGGTTGAACAACACGCTGAGCTTCGTTTATGCGATCTCGTTCGGTAGTCCCGACGAAGCGGCCGCGGCCACGAGGCGCGTGAACCATGCGCATGTGCCCGTGGAATCGGCCGGTTCGGGTGAGTCTCCGGCCTACAGCGCCTTCTCTCCTCACCTTCAGCTCTGGGTGGCTGCAACGCTCTACGACTCGGCCCTCACCATGCATGAGCTGGTCTACGGTCCGCTCGGCGACGCGGAATCCGATGCGTTCTATCAGGACTATCGCAAGATCGGCGCCGCCCTCCAGGTACCGGAAGGACTGTGGCCGTCCACTCGTGCTGACTTTCGCGTCTACTGGGCGAAGCGCCTCACGAGCCTCCGAACGGATGCCACCACCCGCGCTGTCGCCCACGACCTCCTCCACTCGCGCACCGGGCCGTTCTGGATGCGAGCCGGCCTTCCGCTCGCTCGCCTGGTCACGGCGGGCCTGCTGCCACCACCGGTTCGAGACATGTTCGACCTGCCGTGGTCCGAGGCGAGGCAGCGCCGATTCGACCGCGTGATTGGCGTCATTCGGGTGATCTACCCGCCACTTCCCCGACGCATCCGGCATTTTCCGAAGAATCACTACCTGCGTGCCCTGTCGGCAACAACACTGCCACCGCCCAGTGTGAGCGAGTCTCGGTAG